In one Aquila chrysaetos chrysaetos chromosome 24, bAquChr1.4, whole genome shotgun sequence genomic region, the following are encoded:
- the DPM2 gene encoding dolichol phosphate-mannose biosynthesis regulatory protein encodes MATATDQVVGFGLVAFSLVLFVYYTLWIIVLPFIDSDHGIHRYFLPREYAVIIPMVAGLLLLLFIGVFIMVVMWKSRKPVKKSE; translated from the exons ATG GCCACAGCAACAGACCAGGTGGTTGGATTCGGCTTGGTTGCTTTCAGCCTCGTCCTCTTTGTTTACTACACCCTCTGGATCATCGTACTG CCCTTCATCGACAGCGACCACGGGATCCACCGATACTTCTTGCCTAGGGAGTATGCGGTTATCATCCCCATGGTGgccgggctgctgctgctgctatttatAG GTGTTTTCATAATGGTTGTGATGTGGAAGAGCAGGAAACCTGTGAAGAAATCAGAATGA